From Streptomyces sp. HUAS MG91, the proteins below share one genomic window:
- a CDS encoding DUF4142 domain-containing protein yields the protein MRLLSPIRGTRTGTRINGTALIVTGLLATLAALAFPIWSYADRSATGLDTLDAQSVPTRFGPLSATDRLFITKVRLAGLWEMPAGQQAEERAPTKAIETAGEHLVEGHTFLDARVREVAARLRLELPNQPNPQQQGWLRTLTAAKGLDYEREFANILRRAHGQVFALVAQVRASTRNTLVRGLADDANTTVLDHMKVLEATGLVDFDALARGAATASPPPGTRSPAPPGPTASPGSATPVTPSPTFSLPPAASSPAAWR from the coding sequence ATGCGACTGCTCTCGCCGATCCGCGGCACGCGTACCGGCACCCGTATCAACGGGACCGCGCTCATCGTCACCGGGCTGCTGGCCACGCTGGCCGCGCTCGCCTTTCCCATCTGGTCCTACGCGGACCGGTCGGCCACCGGCCTGGACACGCTCGACGCGCAGTCGGTGCCGACCCGGTTCGGCCCGCTGTCGGCGACCGACCGGCTCTTCATCACCAAGGTGCGGCTCGCCGGGCTGTGGGAGATGCCCGCCGGGCAGCAGGCCGAGGAGCGGGCCCCGACCAAGGCGATCGAGACGGCGGGCGAGCACCTGGTCGAGGGCCACACGTTCCTGGACGCGCGGGTGCGGGAGGTCGCGGCGCGGCTCCGTCTCGAACTGCCCAACCAGCCCAACCCGCAGCAGCAGGGCTGGCTGCGGACGCTGACCGCGGCGAAGGGCCTGGACTACGAGCGCGAGTTCGCCAACATCCTGCGCCGCGCCCACGGCCAGGTCTTCGCGCTCGTCGCCCAGGTGCGCGCCTCGACCCGCAACACGCTCGTACGGGGCCTCGCGGACGACGCCAACACCACGGTCCTCGACCACATGAAGGTCCTGGAGGCGACCGGTCTGGTCGACTTCGACGCGCTGGCGCGCGGCGCGGCCACCGCGAGCCCGCCGCCCGGCACCCGCTCCCCCGCCCCGCCGGGACCGACGGCGTCCCCGGGCTCGGCGACGCCGGTCACCCCGTCGCCGACGTTCTCGCTGCCGCCCGCGGCGTCCAGCCCCGCGGCCTGGCGCTGA
- a CDS encoding DUF692 domain-containing protein translates to MGQLPRLGTGIGWRPEIAEVVEAMPGIDWVETVAENVCPGHLPDSLVRLRERGVTVVPHGVSLGLGGAERPDEGRLADLAARAEALGAPLVTEHIAFVRAGGERTASPLLEAGHLLPVPRTRDALDVLCENVRIAQDALPVPLAVENIAALFGWPGEEMSEGQFLYELVERTGVRLLIDVANLHTNHVNRGEDPAKALDELPVEAIAYVHVAGGFERDGVWHDSHAHPVPRPVLDILADLASRVTPPGVLLERDENFPEDPAELGREVETIRATVRAAGGPAPAAAGDPAPAAVAGADDSVRGRVALAQTALLSALVADTPAPEGFDRARLAVQSRALAGKRADVVAKVAPELPLILGASAYRTAFLAYAARRPMTDGYRRDALDFAEDLLLEQRVPQAGPRRELTAWWLERSGPAPLAGRPVARALRAARFALRRG, encoded by the coding sequence ATGGGGCAGCTTCCGCGGCTGGGTACGGGGATCGGGTGGCGGCCGGAGATCGCCGAGGTGGTCGAGGCGATGCCGGGGATCGACTGGGTCGAGACGGTCGCGGAGAACGTGTGTCCGGGCCATCTGCCCGACTCGCTGGTGCGGCTGCGCGAGCGGGGCGTGACGGTCGTGCCGCACGGGGTGTCGCTGGGGCTCGGCGGTGCCGAGCGGCCCGACGAGGGGCGGCTCGCCGATCTCGCGGCGCGGGCCGAGGCGCTGGGGGCGCCGCTGGTCACCGAGCACATCGCGTTCGTCAGGGCGGGCGGCGAGCGCACCGCCTCGCCGCTCCTGGAGGCCGGGCATCTGCTGCCGGTGCCGCGCACCCGGGACGCGCTCGACGTGCTGTGCGAGAACGTCCGGATCGCGCAGGACGCCCTGCCGGTGCCGCTCGCGGTGGAGAACATCGCGGCGCTGTTCGGCTGGCCGGGCGAGGAGATGTCCGAGGGACAGTTCCTGTACGAGCTGGTGGAGCGCACCGGCGTCCGGCTGCTGATCGACGTGGCGAACCTGCACACGAACCACGTCAACCGGGGCGAGGACCCGGCCAAGGCGCTGGACGAGCTGCCCGTCGAGGCGATCGCGTACGTGCATGTGGCGGGCGGCTTCGAGCGGGACGGGGTGTGGCACGACAGCCACGCCCACCCGGTGCCCCGGCCGGTGCTGGACATCCTGGCCGACCTGGCGTCCCGGGTGACCCCGCCGGGCGTGCTGCTCGAACGGGACGAGAACTTCCCCGAGGACCCCGCCGAGCTGGGGCGCGAGGTCGAGACGATCCGGGCCACGGTGCGGGCGGCGGGCGGTCCCGCACCGGCCGCCGCCGGGGACCCGGCTCCCGCAGCCGTGGCCGGGGCCGACGACTCCGTACGGGGACGGGTGGCCCTCGCCCAGACCGCGCTGCTCTCCGCGCTGGTCGCGGACACCCCGGCGCCGGAGGGCTTCGACCGGGCCCGGCTCGCGGTGCAGAGCCGGGCGCTGGCGGGCAAGCGGGCCGACGTCGTCGCCAAGGTGGCGCCCGAACTGCCGTTGATCCTGGGCGCGTCGGCGTACCGGACGGCGTTCCTCGCCTACGCGGCGCGGCGGCCGATGACCGACGGCTACCGGCGCGACGCGCTGGACTTCGCCGAGGACCTGCTCCTGGAGCAGCGGGTCCCGCAGGCCGGCCCGCGCCGGGAGCTGACCGCCTGGTGGCTGGAGCGGTCCGGCCCCGCGCCGCTCGCGGGACGTCCGGTGGCCCGGGCGCTGCGGGCCGCGCGGTTCGCGCTGCGCAGGGGCTGA
- a CDS encoding TIGR03086 family metal-binding protein, with amino-acid sequence MTGPAPAGLDRAAVEECLRLVDLAPADAWDRATPCAGWTLRRLVAHLAAQHRGFAAAARGDGADPAHWREPPPGADVAAAHREAARDVIAAFAVPGVLEREFTLPEIPRPGPEPARGWPGRVAVGFHLLDHVVHAWDIAATVGARVDLPEPVVTAALDVALRVPSGPGSRGPGAAFAPPVALDGQVTAFSRMLAALGRDPRAHPDAEPQMFL; translated from the coding sequence ATGACCGGTCCCGCACCGGCCGGCCTCGACCGTGCCGCCGTCGAGGAGTGCCTGCGCCTCGTGGACCTCGCCCCCGCCGACGCCTGGGACCGCGCCACCCCGTGCGCCGGCTGGACACTGCGGCGGCTCGTCGCACATCTGGCCGCCCAGCACCGCGGGTTCGCCGCGGCCGCGCGCGGCGACGGCGCGGATCCGGCGCACTGGCGGGAGCCGCCGCCCGGTGCCGATGTCGCGGCGGCACACCGGGAGGCCGCCCGTGACGTGATCGCGGCGTTCGCCGTACCGGGCGTCCTGGAGCGGGAGTTCACGCTTCCGGAGATTCCGCGTCCGGGCCCGGAGCCCGCCCGCGGCTGGCCCGGACGCGTCGCCGTCGGCTTCCATCTGCTGGACCACGTCGTCCACGCCTGGGACATCGCGGCGACGGTCGGCGCCCGGGTCGACCTGCCCGAGCCGGTGGTGACGGCCGCGCTCGACGTGGCCCTGCGGGTGCCGTCGGGACCGGGATCGCGCGGCCCCGGCGCCGCTTTCGCCCCGCCGGTCGCCCTGGACGGGCAGGTGACGGCGTTCAGCCGGATGCTGGCCGCGCTGGGCCGCGACCCGCGCGCCCACCCGGACGCGGAACCTCAAATGTTCCTCTGA
- a CDS encoding TetR/AcrR family transcriptional regulator, translating into MKEAVDGRVARGNETRRLVLRRTVDLASVEGLEALSLGRIATELGISKSGLFALFGSKEELQLATVRAAARVYEEKVVRPALEGPAGTDRLWRLCANWLAYSADRVFPGGCFFYGTLAEYDAREGAVHDALARAQRAWVELVERCAEEARELGELRAGTDVPQLAFEVIALMETANAHSVLHGEPDAYRRARAGIAARIAAAVTDRRHAPPTA; encoded by the coding sequence ATGAAGGAAGCAGTGGACGGCAGGGTCGCGCGCGGGAACGAGACCCGGCGGCTGGTGCTGCGCAGAACCGTCGATCTCGCCTCGGTGGAGGGCCTCGAGGCCCTCTCCCTGGGGCGCATCGCCACCGAGCTCGGGATCAGCAAGAGCGGGCTCTTCGCCCTGTTCGGCTCCAAGGAGGAGTTGCAGCTGGCGACGGTGCGGGCGGCCGCCCGCGTCTACGAGGAGAAGGTGGTGCGCCCGGCCCTGGAGGGTCCGGCGGGCACGGACCGGCTGTGGCGGCTGTGCGCGAACTGGCTGGCGTACTCGGCGGACCGGGTCTTCCCCGGGGGCTGCTTCTTCTACGGGACGCTGGCCGAGTACGACGCCCGGGAGGGCGCCGTCCACGACGCGCTGGCCCGCGCCCAGCGCGCGTGGGTGGAGCTGGTCGAGCGGTGCGCCGAGGAGGCCCGGGAGCTGGGCGAACTGCGGGCCGGTACGGATGTGCCGCAGCTCGCCTTCGAGGTGATCGCCCTGATGGAGACGGCCAACGCCCACTCGGTGCTGCACGGCGAGCCGGACGCCTACCGGCGGGCCCGCGCCGGAATCGCGGCGCGGATCGCCGCGGCCGTCACCGATCGGCGCCACGCGCCGCCGACCGCCTAG
- a CDS encoding peptidyl-tRNA hydrolase translates to MTSDDTATDSPFRSEPTARDEAPQFVLPLVVRIERAAPPARTDALETAARAVLTILSDERSLGDGEWARAMRDWQDARIRKVVRRARGAEWRRAEALEGITVTGAAGTEVRVYPPVPLDGWPKDLARLQVSGTDLDDPEPPAAPGAAGVTLWLNPELDMTAGKAMAQAGHGAQLAWWELPEARRKEWREAGFPLAVRVCEDRDRWAALTRAGLPVVRDAGFTEIAPGSCTVVAEGPRDGSWSPDLGHA, encoded by the coding sequence GTGACCAGCGACGACACCGCCACCGACAGCCCCTTCCGGTCCGAGCCCACCGCGCGTGACGAGGCGCCGCAGTTCGTGCTGCCGCTCGTCGTGCGGATCGAGCGGGCCGCGCCGCCGGCCCGCACGGACGCGCTGGAGACGGCGGCCCGCGCCGTGCTGACGATCCTCTCGGACGAGCGCTCGCTCGGCGACGGGGAGTGGGCGCGGGCGATGCGGGACTGGCAGGACGCCCGGATCCGCAAGGTGGTGCGGCGGGCCAGGGGCGCCGAGTGGCGGCGCGCCGAGGCGCTGGAGGGCATCACGGTGACCGGCGCCGCCGGGACCGAGGTGCGGGTCTATCCGCCGGTCCCGCTCGACGGCTGGCCCAAGGACCTGGCCCGGCTCCAGGTCTCCGGGACGGATCTCGACGATCCCGAGCCGCCGGCCGCTCCCGGCGCGGCGGGTGTGACGCTCTGGCTCAACCCGGAGCTCGACATGACCGCGGGCAAGGCCATGGCGCAGGCCGGGCACGGCGCTCAGCTCGCCTGGTGGGAGCTGCCCGAGGCACGCCGCAAGGAGTGGCGCGAGGCGGGCTTCCCGCTGGCGGTGCGGGTGTGCGAGGACCGCGACCGCTGGGCGGCGCTGACCCGCGCCGGGCTGCCGGTGGTGCGCGACGCCGGGTTCACGGAGATCGCGCCGGGCTCGTGCACCGTCGTCGCCGAGGGCCCCCGCGACGGCAGTTGGTCGCCGGACCTCGGGCACGCGTAG
- a CDS encoding polysaccharide deacetylase family protein — protein MISYRSLRRTVLSCAIGALALGAAACSGGSGHAPPGQAGRPAASPSAPAKPTAPPRLAPGPSGLTPVFKSAQRGARDAAERTVALTFDADMTADQGPRAAAGEHFDNPRLIATLRRLKVPATVFMTGRWAEEYPAQARDIGGDRLFEVANHSYSHYAFTGDCYGLPTVPAAGMRADVERAFTAFRRAGVRHVVPYFRFPGGCYDKSALRALTPTGVTAIQWDVVSGDAFATDAGAVTRQVLDGVRPGSVVVMHCTRSAAPTTERVVRDVVPALRAKGYRFVRVSELVGSAARKR, from the coding sequence GTGATCAGCTATCGCTCTCTCCGCCGCACCGTTCTGTCGTGCGCCATCGGCGCCCTCGCGCTCGGGGCCGCCGCCTGCTCCGGCGGTTCCGGGCACGCACCGCCGGGACAGGCGGGGCGGCCCGCCGCGAGCCCGTCGGCCCCGGCGAAGCCGACCGCGCCACCGCGGCTGGCCCCGGGCCCGTCGGGCCTCACCCCCGTCTTCAAGAGCGCCCAGCGGGGCGCCCGGGACGCGGCGGAGCGGACCGTCGCGCTCACCTTCGACGCCGACATGACCGCCGATCAGGGCCCGCGCGCCGCCGCGGGCGAGCACTTCGACAACCCGCGCCTCATCGCGACGCTGCGCCGTCTGAAGGTCCCGGCGACCGTCTTCATGACCGGCCGCTGGGCCGAGGAGTACCCGGCGCAGGCCAGGGACATCGGCGGCGACCGGCTCTTCGAGGTCGCGAACCACTCGTACAGCCACTACGCGTTCACCGGCGACTGCTACGGCCTGCCGACCGTGCCGGCGGCGGGGATGCGGGCGGACGTGGAGCGGGCGTTCACCGCTTTCCGCAGGGCCGGGGTGCGGCACGTGGTGCCGTACTTCCGCTTCCCGGGCGGCTGTTACGACAAGAGCGCGCTGCGGGCCCTCACTCCGACCGGGGTCACGGCGATCCAGTGGGACGTGGTCAGCGGCGACGCGTTCGCGACGGACGCCGGCGCGGTGACGCGGCAGGTGCTCGACGGGGTGCGGCCGGGCTCGGTGGTCGTCATGCACTGCACGCGCAGCGCGGCGCCGACGACGGAGCGCGTGGTGCGGGACGTGGTGCCGGCGCTGCGGGCGAAGGGCTACCGGTTCGTGCGGGTGTCGGAGCTGGTGGGGAGCGCGGCCCGGAAGCGGTGA
- a CDS encoding WhiB family transcriptional regulator produces the protein MEWLNRAACVHEDPELFFPVGTAGPAVQDAEAAKEVCRRCPVVTECLDWAVATEQTSGVWGGTSERERARLIRAARRMRGGRTVLAR, from the coding sequence ATGGAGTGGTTGAACCGGGCCGCGTGCGTGCACGAGGACCCCGAGTTGTTCTTCCCGGTCGGTACGGCCGGGCCCGCCGTGCAGGACGCCGAGGCCGCGAAGGAGGTCTGCCGCCGGTGCCCCGTCGTCACCGAATGCCTCGACTGGGCCGTGGCCACGGAGCAGACGAGCGGCGTGTGGGGCGGCACGTCGGAGCGTGAGCGGGCCCGGCTGATCAGAGCCGCGCGCCGGATGCGCGGCGGGCGGACGGTCCTGGCCCGCTGA
- a CDS encoding ABC transporter substrate-binding protein, with protein sequence MTQPSAQSWEFTDDRGHLAASLDTPARVVAYIQAGASLWDLGTRPVGIFGSYHDGDSPDRAKSGSLPLDEVPYLGAGAGLGLDDVLAVRPDLVVALTYGGGQVYGIEPDTAKHLEEHVPVVVIDVGQGRTLAGVRERFAGLGRSLGTAESPDALAGLTRAESALAELTASARGAARVLALSPGGPDSVHLARPGKWPDLSALTGLGVRTVEPPEGPGANWHTGTWADAAELAPDVVLLDARANAAPAAQYAGDAHWAAVAERAVVLPWNPETPASAAAHAAFFAGLTRALRGDA encoded by the coding sequence ATGACTCAACCTTCCGCACAGTCATGGGAGTTCACGGACGACCGGGGGCATCTGGCCGCCTCGCTCGACACACCGGCGCGGGTCGTCGCCTACATCCAGGCCGGGGCGAGCCTGTGGGACCTCGGGACCCGGCCCGTGGGCATCTTCGGTTCGTACCACGACGGGGACAGCCCCGACCGAGCCAAGTCCGGCTCGCTGCCGCTCGACGAGGTGCCGTACCTGGGGGCCGGGGCCGGGCTCGGCCTCGACGACGTGCTCGCGGTGCGGCCGGACCTGGTGGTCGCGCTCACCTACGGGGGCGGGCAGGTCTACGGGATCGAGCCCGACACGGCGAAGCATCTGGAGGAGCACGTCCCGGTCGTCGTGATCGACGTGGGACAGGGGCGGACGCTGGCCGGCGTGCGGGAACGATTCGCCGGACTCGGCCGGTCGCTCGGCACCGCGGAGAGCCCGGACGCGCTGGCCGGACTGACCCGGGCGGAGTCGGCCCTGGCGGAGCTGACGGCGTCCGCGCGCGGGGCGGCCAGAGTGCTGGCGCTGTCGCCCGGCGGCCCGGACAGCGTCCATCTCGCCCGGCCCGGCAAGTGGCCCGACCTGAGCGCCCTGACGGGTCTCGGGGTGCGCACCGTCGAGCCGCCCGAGGGCCCCGGGGCCAACTGGCACACCGGCACCTGGGCGGACGCGGCCGAACTCGCCCCGGACGTCGTCCTGTTGGACGCCCGCGCGAACGCGGCGCCGGCCGCGCAGTACGCCGGTGACGCCCACTGGGCGGCCGTGGCCGAGCGGGCCGTGGTGCTGCCGTGGAACCCGGAGACCCCGGCCAGCGCCGCCGCGCACGCCGCGTTCTTCGCGGGGCTCACCAGGGCGTTGCGCGGGGACGCCTGA
- a CDS encoding polyphosphate kinase 2 family protein — MAKGKKKQGGEGGAKKAAPALSELLRVPGGERVDLSAHDPAATPAGPKDKASGVAASAELGVRLAGLQERLWAAGSAGDRRRVLLILQGMDTSGKGGTVKHVIGQFNPSGCRIKGFKAPTPEELNHPFLWRVVKALPEPGEIGIFDRSQYEDVLVARVRELVPRASLGRRYGQINRFEKTLAEDGVTVVKCFLHISYEQQKRRLLERLDNPDKYWKFSPGDIEDRALWPAYQEAYEIALERCSTDAAPWFVIPADRKWYRNWAVSKLLLEHLEALDPQYPKAEFDVAECRRRLLAMD, encoded by the coding sequence GTGGCGAAGGGCAAGAAGAAGCAGGGCGGCGAGGGCGGTGCGAAGAAGGCCGCGCCCGCGCTGAGCGAGCTGCTGCGCGTCCCCGGGGGCGAGCGCGTCGACCTGTCGGCCCACGACCCGGCCGCGACCCCGGCCGGCCCGAAGGACAAGGCGTCGGGGGTCGCGGCGAGCGCGGAGCTCGGGGTGCGCCTGGCCGGGCTCCAGGAGCGGCTGTGGGCCGCGGGCTCGGCAGGCGACCGGCGGCGGGTCCTGCTGATCCTCCAGGGCATGGACACCAGCGGCAAGGGCGGCACGGTGAAGCACGTCATCGGCCAGTTCAACCCGTCGGGCTGCCGCATCAAGGGGTTCAAGGCCCCCACGCCGGAGGAGCTGAACCACCCCTTCCTGTGGCGCGTCGTCAAGGCGCTGCCGGAGCCGGGCGAGATCGGCATCTTCGACCGGTCCCAGTACGAGGACGTGCTGGTCGCCCGGGTGCGGGAGCTGGTGCCGCGTGCCTCGCTCGGGCGCAGGTACGGGCAGATCAACCGGTTCGAGAAGACCCTCGCCGAGGACGGCGTGACCGTCGTCAAGTGCTTCCTGCACATCTCGTACGAGCAGCAGAAGCGCCGGCTGCTCGAACGGCTCGACAACCCGGACAAGTACTGGAAGTTCAGCCCCGGCGACATCGAGGACAGGGCGCTGTGGCCCGCGTACCAGGAGGCGTACGAGATCGCGCTGGAGCGGTGCTCGACGGACGCGGCGCCCTGGTTCGTGATCCCGGCGGACCGCAAGTGGTATCGCAACTGGGCCGTCAGCAAGCTGCTTCTGGAGCATCTGGAGGCGCTCGACCCGCAGTACCCGAAGGCGGAGTTCGACGTGGCGGAGTGCCGGCGGCGGCTGCTCGCGATGGACTGA